A genomic region of Brevibacillus sp. JNUCC-41 contains the following coding sequences:
- a CDS encoding biotin-dependent carboxyltransferase family protein, producing MIEIKEPGLWTTVQDMGRVGKYHLGVPPSGAADKYSFIIGNLLVGNPAEFASLEMTLLGGKFEIHRNLIIALTGAPMEAYLNHQRLSFWETHQVKEGDILTIKACQQGVKSYLSISGGIKVQDVLGSKSTYELSQIGGFYGRKLAVGDRIQINEPLPGASKQVGKSVPLEFVPTFDDFQELRVTMGLSGYLLSDQGLKTFLNSEWIVSHESNRVAYRYTGPSVTFTEQYPPFGAGTSFSNVVDFAYPIGSVMFTNEEELIVLHNDAMTGGGFVTIGTVISQDLDLISQSRPLSKCHFITVTIDQAIQARVDRRGNMEKLFSLIKR from the coding sequence ATGATAGAAATTAAGGAGCCTGGGTTATGGACCACGGTACAGGATATGGGACGCGTCGGGAAGTATCATCTGGGTGTACCGCCATCAGGAGCAGCTGATAAATATTCATTTATTATTGGAAACCTTCTAGTAGGAAATCCAGCTGAATTTGCATCACTTGAGATGACATTATTAGGGGGAAAGTTTGAAATTCATAGAAATTTAATTATCGCCCTTACAGGTGCTCCAATGGAAGCATACTTAAATCACCAACGATTATCTTTCTGGGAAACCCATCAAGTAAAAGAAGGAGACATCTTAACGATAAAAGCTTGCCAACAGGGGGTGAAAAGCTATTTAAGTATCTCTGGTGGCATAAAGGTTCAAGATGTTTTAGGTAGTAAATCAACCTATGAACTAAGCCAGATTGGGGGCTTTTATGGCAGAAAGTTAGCTGTAGGCGATAGAATACAGATTAATGAACCACTGCCAGGAGCTTCAAAACAGGTTGGTAAATCTGTTCCACTAGAATTCGTCCCAACCTTTGATGACTTTCAAGAATTACGTGTCACGATGGGGTTATCAGGTTACTTGTTGAGCGATCAAGGGTTAAAAACTTTCCTCAATTCGGAATGGATCGTTTCGCATGAATCCAACCGGGTCGCTTACCGATATACTGGCCCAAGTGTAACATTCACTGAGCAATATCCACCATTCGGTGCAGGAACTAGTTTTTCGAATGTAGTTGATTTTGCGTATCCTATAGGATCTGTTATGTTTACAAATGAGGAAGAACTGATTGTTTTACATAATGATGCAATGACGGGTGGTGGTTTTGTCACAATAGGCACCGTCATAAGCCAAGATTTAGATTTAATTTCTCAATCTAGACCTTTATCGAAATGTCACTTTATCACAGTTACCATTGATCAGGCCATCCAAGCGAGAGTAGATAGGAGGGGAAATATGGAAAAGTTGTTCAGCCTTATTAAAAGGTAA
- a CDS encoding putative holin-like toxin produces the protein MGTFEVISLMLSFGMFVIAILDFKNHDKNP, from the coding sequence ATGGGTACTTTCGAAGTTATTTCCCTAATGCTAAGCTTTGGCATGTTTGTAATTGCTATTCTTGATTTTAAAAATCATGACAAGAATCCTTGA
- a CDS encoding TetR/AcrR family transcriptional regulator, with amino-acid sequence MAEKRNSKDILIEAASRLFRIRGYYGVGLKDIIEESGIPKGSLYHYFPKGKEELAIEAIIHTKEFVIDEIERGFDEIEDPIKAIQSHIFHLSEVFGDSENLLGLPIGTIAAETYTTSEQIRTACQEAIEDWQSIYVKKLLEAEFSEKRAKELSIVINALIEGGILLSLTAKNGEPLQAIAEQIPLLLINK; translated from the coding sequence ATGGCAGAAAAACGAAACTCGAAAGACATTCTTATTGAAGCTGCTTCCCGACTTTTTCGGATACGTGGATATTACGGTGTAGGGCTCAAGGATATCATCGAGGAAAGTGGTATCCCAAAAGGTTCGCTGTATCATTATTTTCCGAAAGGCAAAGAAGAATTGGCGATCGAGGCGATTATTCATACAAAAGAATTCGTGATAGATGAAATTGAACGGGGATTTGATGAAATTGAAGACCCAATCAAAGCCATTCAGTCTCATATTTTTCATTTATCCGAGGTATTTGGTGATAGTGAAAATCTATTAGGACTGCCAATCGGGACGATTGCAGCGGAAACATATACGACGAGTGAGCAGATAAGAACGGCCTGTCAAGAAGCGATAGAAGATTGGCAATCCATATATGTGAAGAAATTACTCGAGGCGGAATTCAGTGAGAAACGGGCAAAAGAATTGAGTATCGTAATTAATGCTTTAATCGAAGGCGGTATCCTTTTATCCTTAACGGCGAAAAACGGGGAACCTCTCCAAGCCATTGCGGAACAGATACCATTATTGCTGATAAATAAATAA
- a CDS encoding MDR family MFS transporter, which translates to MSADATQQQNPVIRTAPILIAFLIAGFIGLFSETALNMTLGDLIQEFNVSPSTVQWLTTGYLLTLGILVPVSGLLIQWFNTRQLFIASMVFSIIGTLIAAIAPGFDILMLARVIQAIGTGLLLPLMFNTILLIFPIHKRGATMGLMGLVIMFAPAIGPTVSGLIIENLEWNYIFWVSLPFFVIALLFGLKYMQNVSTITKPKIDVPSIILSTIGFGGIVYGFSIVGEQGWSNAIVLSSIIVGLIALFLFAVRQFNMDKPMIDLRVFKYPMFTLGLITVFITFMIIMSSMILLPLYLQTGLALAAFSAGLVLLPGGVLNGIMSPVTGRIFDKFGPRGLVIPGFIIMIVMLWTLTNVTTETAIIMVIVMHTLLMIGVSMVMMPAQTNGLNQLPKNLYPDGTALMNTLQQVSGAIGTTVAITIMSASQKNYMANAEDPFDPSAISGSLTAGVQDAFIFGLVLAIIGLIVSFFIRTARD; encoded by the coding sequence ATGTCTGCAGATGCAACACAGCAACAAAACCCAGTCATTAGAACGGCCCCTATATTAATAGCATTTTTAATTGCAGGGTTCATTGGGTTATTCAGCGAGACGGCATTAAACATGACGCTGGGGGATCTAATACAAGAATTCAATGTCAGTCCTTCCACTGTTCAATGGCTGACAACGGGTTACCTATTAACATTGGGGATATTGGTACCCGTTTCGGGACTCTTGATTCAGTGGTTCAATACTCGTCAATTATTCATTGCCTCAATGGTGTTCTCCATCATTGGGACGCTCATTGCAGCAATTGCCCCTGGGTTCGACATCTTGATGCTAGCACGTGTCATCCAGGCTATCGGAACGGGTCTTTTATTACCTCTCATGTTCAATACCATTTTATTGATTTTCCCTATTCATAAAAGGGGAGCGACGATGGGATTGATGGGGCTGGTGATCATGTTTGCCCCAGCCATCGGACCGACGGTTTCAGGTTTGATTATCGAAAATCTAGAATGGAATTATATTTTCTGGGTGTCTTTGCCGTTCTTTGTGATCGCTTTACTATTCGGTCTCAAGTATATGCAAAACGTTTCAACAATCACCAAACCTAAAATCGATGTACCATCCATTATATTATCGACCATTGGTTTTGGGGGAATTGTTTATGGTTTCAGTATTGTCGGAGAACAAGGATGGAGCAATGCGATAGTTCTATCATCGATCATTGTTGGACTTATAGCACTATTCCTGTTTGCTGTGAGGCAATTCAACATGGATAAACCGATGATTGATTTGCGTGTTTTTAAATATCCGATGTTCACGTTAGGGTTAATAACCGTCTTCATCACCTTCATGATCATCATGTCATCCATGATCCTCTTACCGTTATATCTGCAAACCGGTCTTGCATTAGCTGCGTTTTCTGCTGGGCTTGTACTATTACCGGGTGGAGTGCTTAATGGTATCATGTCTCCGGTTACTGGGCGCATTTTTGATAAGTTCGGGCCAAGAGGTTTAGTGATCCCGGGCTTCATTATCATGATTGTCATGTTATGGACTTTGACGAACGTAACGACTGAAACGGCGATCATTATGGTAATCGTCATGCATACCCTCCTTATGATTGGTGTTTCGATGGTCATGATGCCGGCCCAGACAAATGGTCTGAATCAACTGCCGAAAAATCTTTATCCGGATGGAACGGCTCTAATGAATACATTGCAGCAAGTATCGGGGGCCATCGGTACAACCGTTGCCATTACAATCATGTCAGCATCCCAAAAAAATTATATGGCAAATGCAGAAGATCCGTTCGATCCATCTGCCATCAGCGGTTCATTGACTGCAGGCGTTCAAGATGCCTTTATTTTCGGTCTTGTCCTTGCAATCATTGGTTTGATCGTGTCGTTTTTTATCAGGACAGCACGGGACTGA
- a CDS encoding alkene reductase, translating into MNTMKAKMFEPVTIGAWNLKTRTAMAPMTRSFADNETGVVNDLTVEYYRKRAQDGIGLIITEGVVISPRAKGNPGVPGIYTQEQINGWKKVTEAVHAEGGTIIAQIWHVGRASHHEIAGGLPPQAPSPIAAEGKVSRFGKPFDTPEEMTETDIAEVVDQYKQAAKNAMDAGFDGVEIHGAHGYLIDQFNSDTSNKRTDRYGGDLKQRLTFMKEVLKAVIDAVGVERTLIRFSALKIDQPSYMWEDPEKAIQTFIEAFNETGVKMIHPSTMEFTKPIARGLTMHELVRSNWGGIIIGVGGIDPEIAEAALEKGIIDVAAIGRPLIANPDYLARIKQDEKLVDYEAKKHLGQLI; encoded by the coding sequence ATGAATACAATGAAGGCCAAAATGTTTGAACCTGTAACAATAGGTGCATGGAACTTAAAAACAAGAACGGCAATGGCTCCTATGACACGGTCGTTTGCCGATAACGAAACGGGTGTTGTGAACGACCTGACCGTAGAATATTACCGAAAACGGGCTCAAGATGGAATCGGACTTATCATCACTGAAGGTGTAGTGATTTCACCTAGAGCAAAGGGCAATCCTGGGGTTCCCGGAATATATACTCAAGAGCAAATTAACGGGTGGAAAAAAGTAACGGAAGCAGTGCACGCAGAAGGCGGAACGATCATTGCGCAAATCTGGCATGTGGGCCGTGCAAGCCACCATGAAATTGCAGGAGGACTTCCTCCGCAGGCTCCATCACCCATCGCTGCAGAAGGTAAGGTTTCAAGATTCGGTAAACCTTTTGACACTCCTGAAGAAATGACAGAGACGGATATTGCAGAAGTTGTGGACCAATATAAACAAGCTGCAAAGAATGCAATGGATGCTGGCTTTGATGGCGTTGAAATTCATGGTGCACACGGCTACTTAATTGACCAGTTCAATTCAGACACCTCCAATAAAAGGACCGATCGGTATGGTGGTGATTTAAAACAGCGTCTGACTTTTATGAAGGAAGTGTTAAAAGCAGTTATTGATGCTGTTGGAGTGGAGCGCACCCTTATTCGTTTTTCGGCTTTGAAAATTGACCAGCCGTCCTACATGTGGGAAGACCCTGAAAAAGCGATCCAAACATTTATTGAAGCGTTCAATGAAACAGGGGTCAAAATGATTCACCCATCCACGATGGAATTTACCAAACCGATTGCAAGAGGATTGACGATGCATGAATTGGTACGCAGCAACTGGGGTGGAATCATAATTGGTGTAGGGGGGATTGATCCTGAAATCGCAGAAGCCGCACTGGAAAAAGGCATTATTGACGTTGCGGCGATTGGGCGTCCACTTATAGCTAACCCGGATTATCTGGCACGAATTAAGCAGGATGAAAAACTTGTTGATTACGAAGCAAAGAAACATTTAGGGCAACTGATTTAA
- a CDS encoding topology modulation protein, protein MERIMVIGVSAGVGKSTFARRLGDNLDIEVHHLDTFYWRPGWVEAPLEDFISAQKEVLSHDKWIMEGNYSNSFNLRSELADTIIYLELPLRVCLYRVIKRRLSYLGKTRPDMGKGCNEKLDWQFVKFIMTTYFPRKKEMKKRFADLQKSDPEKLIVILKSKHEMEGYLLKMKG, encoded by the coding sequence ATGGAACGTATCATGGTTATCGGAGTGTCCGCGGGTGTCGGAAAATCTACTTTTGCAAGAAGACTTGGAGATAATTTGGATATCGAAGTACATCATTTGGATACATTCTACTGGAGGCCAGGCTGGGTGGAAGCTCCTTTAGAGGATTTTATTTCTGCTCAGAAGGAAGTATTGAGTCATGACAAGTGGATAATGGAAGGCAATTATAGTAATTCTTTTAATTTGCGTTCGGAGCTTGCCGATACGATTATTTATTTAGAGCTTCCTCTCCGTGTTTGCCTTTACCGTGTTATAAAACGTAGGTTATCTTATCTAGGTAAAACAAGACCTGATATGGGCAAAGGCTGCAATGAAAAATTAGACTGGCAGTTTGTTAAATTTATCATGACCACCTACTTTCCTCGCAAGAAAGAAATGAAAAAGAGATTTGCAGATCTTCAAAAAAGTGACCCTGAAAAGCTAATAGTTATATTGAAAAGCAAGCACGAAATGGAAGGATATCTGTTGAAAATGAAGGGATAA
- a CDS encoding M20 family metallopeptidase, whose translation MTHVKRLSEIIEQKKEKFIEVSDCIWNFAETRFEEYQSAELLCSTLENEGFSVEKGVGNIETAFIGSYGTGKPIVAIMGEFDALSGMSQKKATAKQEPIVQGENGHGCGHNLLGTGSLAAAVAVKDYMEENHINGTVRYYGCPGEEGGSGKTFMVREGLFDDVDFAFCWHPMDVNGVMSMDSLSNFQVYYKFKGKSSHAAASPHLGRSALDAVELMNVGVNYLREHIIQEARVHYAITNSGGLSPNVVQQDAEVLYLLRAPEVSQVQDIYLRVCNIAKGAALMTGTELEIVFDKACSNVIQNNVLESVMYKNFQELGIPQHDDNEKQLAKEVRATLTEQERNSTINPFKDNQDDALANWLEPIEGLQAPLTGSSDVGDVSWIVPTAQCTTACFVLGSPLHSWQWVTLGSTSIAHKGMLHAGKVIAATAVEVLQNPELIEKAKTELKDRLKGKSYISPIPQDVKPLVKR comes from the coding sequence ATGACACATGTAAAGAGATTATCGGAAATCATTGAACAAAAAAAAGAAAAATTCATTGAAGTCAGTGACTGTATATGGAATTTTGCAGAAACACGCTTTGAAGAATATCAATCTGCTGAATTGCTGTGCAGCACGTTAGAAAACGAAGGGTTTTCTGTTGAAAAAGGTGTTGGGAACATAGAAACGGCATTTATCGGTAGCTATGGGACCGGTAAACCTATTGTGGCAATCATGGGGGAATTTGATGCGCTGTCAGGTATGAGTCAAAAAAAAGCTACAGCTAAACAAGAGCCAATAGTCCAAGGTGAAAATGGCCATGGATGTGGTCACAATTTACTTGGTACGGGATCTTTGGCTGCAGCTGTTGCGGTGAAGGATTATATGGAAGAGAATCATATAAATGGGACAGTTCGTTATTATGGATGTCCAGGAGAAGAAGGCGGATCAGGCAAAACCTTCATGGTCAGAGAGGGTTTGTTCGATGACGTTGATTTTGCATTTTGTTGGCACCCAATGGATGTTAACGGCGTTATGTCGATGGATTCACTTTCCAACTTCCAAGTGTATTATAAATTTAAAGGCAAAAGCTCTCATGCAGCAGCATCACCACATTTGGGACGGAGTGCTTTAGATGCCGTAGAACTTATGAATGTTGGCGTGAACTATTTAAGAGAGCATATTATTCAAGAAGCAAGAGTCCATTATGCAATAACGAATTCAGGTGGATTATCGCCAAATGTTGTCCAACAAGATGCAGAAGTTCTTTATTTATTACGAGCTCCGGAAGTTTCACAAGTTCAAGATATTTACTTGAGAGTTTGTAATATTGCTAAAGGAGCTGCCCTTATGACAGGAACTGAATTAGAAATCGTTTTCGATAAAGCCTGTTCCAATGTTATCCAAAACAATGTGCTAGAATCCGTCATGTACAAGAATTTTCAAGAATTAGGTATTCCACAACACGATGATAACGAAAAACAGCTTGCCAAAGAAGTCCGCGCCACCTTAACCGAACAAGAAAGGAACAGTACAATCAATCCTTTTAAAGATAATCAAGATGATGCATTGGCAAATTGGTTAGAACCCATCGAGGGCTTACAAGCACCATTAACAGGTTCCTCGGATGTGGGAGATGTTAGTTGGATCGTTCCTACTGCCCAATGCACAACAGCTTGTTTTGTTCTTGGGTCACCTTTGCATAGCTGGCAGTGGGTTACACTGGGATCAACATCCATTGCCCATAAAGGAATGCTTCATGCTGGCAAGGTTATTGCGGCAACTGCAGTAGAAGTGCTTCAGAATCCGGAATTAATTGAAAAGGCAAAAACAGAGCTAAAAGATCGATTAAAAGGGAAAAGCTATATCTCCCCTATTCCGCAAGATGTAAAGCCTTTAGTTAAAAGATGA
- a CDS encoding amidohydrolase, which produces MDIISLRRDLHRHPEVGFTEFRTASKVVEALTSLKYNVIFGKDALDGESRRGVPPIEVLEETFNRALQDGANPKILQEMEGGYTAVIGVLKGKTDGPTVAFRFDMDALPVTESTDTDHFPQINGFRSKYEGNMHACAHDGHTAIGLGLAEKLADGNFSGTVKLIFQPAEEGVRGAYSIVQKGILDDVDYLYCLHLGTDVPLGEFHGGSSGFLASTKMAAHFHGVSSHAGASPEKGKNALLGAATALLNIHAIPRFSSGSTRINVGILNGGTAANIIPAHAKMVIETRSVSEETNTEVERRVRNIVAHSAGMHELEHEIEIIGQAITIRCDQELVELAMEEARNVDGFSTIKACRESGSAGSEDASFMIRRVQDNGGKGTYMIIGTDIPAPHHHPKFDVQEEVLPRSAELLNLIARRLLK; this is translated from the coding sequence TTGGATATTATTTCTTTAAGACGTGATCTTCATCGACATCCAGAAGTTGGCTTTACGGAATTTCGTACTGCTTCAAAGGTAGTAGAAGCACTAACTTCTCTGAAATATAACGTGATATTTGGAAAAGATGCTTTAGATGGCGAGTCTCGCCGTGGAGTACCCCCTATAGAAGTATTGGAGGAAACATTTAATAGAGCATTACAAGATGGCGCCAATCCAAAAATCCTCCAAGAAATGGAGGGTGGATATACTGCTGTCATTGGTGTATTAAAAGGAAAAACTGATGGCCCAACCGTAGCTTTCCGCTTTGATATGGATGCATTGCCTGTTACGGAAAGTACTGATACTGACCACTTCCCGCAAATAAACGGTTTTCGTTCCAAATATGAAGGGAATATGCATGCCTGTGCACACGATGGCCATACAGCAATCGGCTTAGGACTTGCTGAAAAATTAGCGGATGGGAATTTTTCAGGAACGGTAAAGCTTATTTTTCAACCTGCTGAAGAGGGAGTTCGCGGTGCCTATTCAATTGTACAAAAAGGGATTTTGGATGATGTGGATTATTTATATTGTCTGCACCTTGGCACAGATGTCCCCCTAGGAGAATTTCATGGTGGTTCTTCCGGCTTTTTAGCAAGTACGAAAATGGCTGCCCATTTTCATGGGGTATCTTCTCATGCAGGTGCTTCTCCGGAAAAAGGGAAAAATGCTTTGTTAGGGGCAGCCACCGCATTATTAAATATACATGCCATTCCAAGATTCAGTTCAGGTTCTACCCGCATAAATGTAGGTATTCTTAACGGAGGAACAGCCGCTAATATTATTCCAGCGCATGCAAAAATGGTCATTGAGACACGGTCTGTATCCGAAGAAACAAATACTGAAGTGGAGCGACGTGTTCGAAATATCGTGGCTCATAGTGCAGGTATGCATGAGCTTGAACATGAAATTGAAATCATAGGTCAAGCAATTACGATTCGTTGTGATCAGGAACTTGTCGAACTGGCCATGGAAGAAGCCAGGAATGTAGATGGTTTTTCAACAATCAAAGCATGCAGGGAATCCGGTTCTGCTGGTAGCGAAGATGCAAGTTTTATGATTCGAAGAGTACAGGATAATGGCGGGAAAGGGACATATATGATTATTGGGACTGATATTCCTGCACCACATCACCACCCTAAATTTGATGTTCAAGAAGAAGTTTTACCAAGGAGTGCAGAACTTTTGAATCTAATTGCAAGACGCCTATTAAAATAA
- a CDS encoding AbgT family transporter, whose protein sequence is MKDTTNLQNHKTGGFFNRVERIGNKIPHPFILFIYMIAFLFVVTALLSVFHVSASDPISGEKVEVQNLLSREGIQWILPNMIKNFSGFLPLGSILALMLGVGLAEKVGLLEVLIRKMSLKVSGKYASYLVVFVAFFSHVSSDAALVIMPPLGALIFLAVGRHPVAGLLAAIAGVGSGFTANLLIVTTDVLLSGISSEVAKGMNANLTVNVTDNWFFMATSVLVLTVVISLITDKFVEPRLGKYEGGGQHKKLEQLTKQQNKALLATGISALIFIAVMAVLVVPEGALLRNPETGAILPSPFMSGIVAIILLFFFTVSITYGVKVGAIKKQNDIPELLVDPIKGMAGFIIMVFPLSQFVACFNWSNMGKFLALSITDLLEQLNIEGAPVLIGLMFLSGLLSMFIASGSAIWSILAPVFVPMFMVLGYHPAFAQMLFRVADSSVLPLAPVSPFVPLFLSFLQEYRKDAKLGTYYSLILPYPIIIFIIWTLLVVVWYFLGLPIGPGVYPKLP, encoded by the coding sequence ATGAAAGATACAACCAATCTTCAAAATCATAAAACGGGTGGTTTTTTCAATCGAGTAGAGCGAATAGGAAACAAAATCCCCCACCCCTTTATCTTATTTATTTATATGATTGCCTTTTTATTTGTTGTAACCGCTCTCTTATCAGTCTTCCATGTTTCGGCATCGGACCCCATAAGTGGAGAGAAGGTGGAAGTTCAAAACCTCTTAAGCCGTGAAGGCATCCAATGGATCTTGCCGAATATGATTAAAAACTTTTCCGGCTTTTTACCACTGGGATCTATTTTAGCTCTTATGCTAGGAGTAGGATTAGCGGAAAAAGTTGGATTGTTGGAAGTTTTGATTCGGAAGATGTCCTTAAAAGTCTCAGGGAAATACGCTAGTTATTTAGTTGTATTTGTTGCTTTTTTTAGTCATGTTTCTTCTGATGCTGCGCTTGTTATTATGCCTCCTCTTGGTGCTTTGATTTTCCTTGCTGTGGGACGTCACCCTGTTGCCGGATTGCTCGCTGCCATCGCTGGGGTTGGTTCAGGTTTCACTGCCAACTTATTAATCGTCACAACAGATGTCTTGCTTTCAGGAATTAGTTCGGAAGTAGCGAAAGGCATGAACGCAAATTTGACCGTTAATGTTACGGATAACTGGTTCTTTATGGCGACGTCCGTTCTCGTACTCACGGTAGTTATATCCCTGATTACAGATAAGTTTGTCGAGCCGCGCTTAGGAAAGTATGAAGGTGGCGGTCAGCATAAAAAACTGGAGCAATTAACGAAGCAACAAAACAAAGCACTCCTGGCTACAGGTATTTCAGCATTGATTTTTATAGCTGTTATGGCCGTTCTAGTCGTTCCAGAAGGAGCTCTATTGCGAAATCCAGAAACTGGAGCCATTCTCCCCTCTCCATTCATGTCTGGAATTGTCGCAATCATCTTACTCTTCTTTTTTACAGTTTCTATTACTTATGGAGTTAAGGTGGGAGCAATCAAGAAACAAAATGACATTCCGGAATTATTGGTGGACCCAATAAAAGGAATGGCCGGATTCATCATTATGGTTTTCCCGCTTTCCCAGTTTGTCGCTTGCTTTAACTGGAGTAATATGGGTAAATTTTTGGCTTTATCCATCACAGATCTCTTGGAACAGCTAAACATAGAAGGTGCACCTGTCCTAATTGGGCTAATGTTCTTATCTGGACTTCTTTCCATGTTCATTGCTAGCGGATCTGCAATATGGTCTATATTGGCACCCGTTTTTGTCCCGATGTTCATGGTATTAGGTTATCATCCTGCCTTCGCCCAAATGTTGTTCAGGGTAGCAGATTCATCTGTACTGCCATTGGCACCTGTATCTCCATTTGTCCCACTATTCTTAAGTTTCTTACAAGAGTATCGAAAAGATGCAAAACTAGGAACTTATTATTCTCTTATTTTGCCGTATCCGATTATCATCTTCATCATTTGGACGCTATTGGTAGTCGTTTGGTATTTCCTTGGCCTCCCAATTGGTCCCGGAGTATATCCAAAGTTACCATAA
- a CDS encoding M20 family metallopeptidase: MIHDLIEAVKDEVVAWRRYLHKYPELSFQEEKTAQFVYEKLQAFGELEISRPTKTSIMARLIGQQPGKVIALRADMDALPIEEENDFDFVSQNSGVMHACGHDGHTAMLLGTAKVLTQLKDQIKGEVRFLFQHAEELPPGGAQEMVKAGVLDGVDMIIGTHLLSTLPLGKIGLGYGPVMAGADTFNITVVGKGGHASQPELTVDPISIGSQIVSNLQHIVSRYRDAQEALVISVTQFHAGSAVNVIPSSVSIGGSVRSFNPELRENVPNYIDRIVKGITEAHGATYEFDYQFGYAPTINDEEVTRLMDETICEVFGEVSREILKPIMGSEDFSAFQKVVPGSYIVIGARNEEKGIIHPHHHPKFTIDEQALQYGVKLYVHGTLKMLNLTY, translated from the coding sequence ATGATTCATGATTTGATCGAGGCTGTTAAAGATGAAGTGGTGGCTTGGAGAAGATATTTACATAAGTATCCAGAGCTTTCTTTTCAGGAGGAAAAAACAGCACAATTTGTTTATGAAAAGCTGCAAGCTTTTGGTGAATTGGAAATTTCACGTCCGACAAAGACGAGTATTATGGCTCGTTTGATCGGTCAGCAGCCTGGGAAGGTTATTGCACTGCGGGCAGATATGGATGCGCTTCCAATTGAAGAAGAAAATGATTTTGACTTTGTGTCACAGAATTCAGGAGTTATGCATGCTTGCGGACATGATGGGCATACGGCGATGCTGCTTGGTACAGCAAAAGTTCTTACACAGTTAAAGGATCAAATTAAAGGGGAGGTGCGCTTTTTATTTCAACATGCTGAGGAACTGCCGCCCGGTGGAGCTCAAGAAATGGTGAAAGCCGGTGTGCTTGATGGAGTGGATATGATCATAGGCACCCATCTCTTGTCGACTCTTCCTTTAGGGAAAATTGGTTTGGGCTACGGTCCGGTGATGGCTGGAGCTGATACTTTTAACATTACCGTGGTGGGGAAAGGGGGGCACGCCTCACAGCCTGAACTTACCGTCGATCCCATATCGATTGGATCACAGATTGTATCGAATCTCCAGCATATTGTTTCGAGGTATCGGGATGCCCAGGAAGCCCTTGTGATTTCAGTGACCCAGTTCCATGCGGGAAGTGCGGTTAATGTCATTCCAAGTAGTGTAAGCATTGGTGGATCAGTTCGAAGCTTCAATCCGGAACTGAGGGAAAACGTTCCAAACTATATCGACCGCATAGTAAAAGGGATTACGGAAGCGCATGGAGCCACTTATGAATTCGATTATCAGTTTGGTTATGCCCCTACCATTAATGATGAAGAAGTTACCCGATTGATGGACGAAACGATCTGTGAAGTATTTGGTGAAGTAAGTCGAGAGATTTTAAAGCCGATTATGGGAAGTGAAGATTTCTCTGCTTTTCAAAAAGTAGTTCCGGGATCCTATATTGTAATAGGGGCCCGTAATGAAGAAAAAGGGATAATACATCCTCACCATCATCCTAAATTCACGATCGATGAACAGGCTTTACAATATGGGGTGAAGTTATATGTTCATGGGACTTTGAAAATGTTAAATCTAACATATTAG
- a CDS encoding DUF3311 domain-containing protein, with protein MKKIYWLGIIPFLGFIVGALFTNKVTPYVLGMPFFHFWIVLWSVLTTGIMGVIYLLDPANQKGDSR; from the coding sequence TTGAAAAAAATATATTGGCTCGGAATTATCCCGTTTCTTGGCTTTATTGTGGGCGCTTTGTTTACAAATAAAGTGACTCCCTATGTTCTGGGAATGCCATTTTTTCATTTTTGGATTGTACTCTGGTCTGTGCTGACCACAGGTATAATGGGGGTTATTTACCTACTGGATCCTGCTAATCAGAAGGGAGATTCAAGATGA